A region of Streptomyces deccanensis DNA encodes the following proteins:
- a CDS encoding ATP-dependent DNA ligase: MLFARLARVSQEIAATSARSRKTTLLADLFRDADAADVPIVIPYLAGRLPQGRLGIGWKVLDQHIPPAGTPTLTVREVDARLTVIGAVTGTGSQAERRRLVGELLAAATEDEQRYLFGLLTGEVRQGALDALAVEGLAGATGAPATDVRRAVMLAGSLQTVAQALLAEGASALDAFRLTVGRPVQPMLAHSASSVAEAVAKLGVCAVEEKLDGIRVQVHRAGDHVRLYTRTLDDITDRLPELTAAAMELRGERFILDGEVIAFDETGRPRSFQETAGRVGSRLDVATAAAQIPVSPVFFDALSVDGQDLLDLPFTDRHTELARLVPEPMRVRRTLVNGPGDLAEAEDFLAATLERGHEGVVLKALDAPYSAGRRGASWLKVKPVHTLDLVVLAAEWGHGRRTGRLSNLHLGARTADSSFAMLGKTFKGMTDALLAWQTERLTELAVEEHRWGVTVRPELVVEIAYDGLQRSTRYPAGVTLRFARVIRYREDKTPAEADTVEALLAAHPEVTR, encoded by the coding sequence ATGCTCTTCGCCCGGCTGGCCCGCGTGTCGCAAGAGATCGCCGCCACCTCGGCCCGGTCCCGCAAGACCACCCTGCTCGCCGACCTCTTCCGCGACGCCGACGCGGCGGACGTCCCGATCGTCATCCCGTACCTCGCGGGCCGACTGCCCCAGGGCAGACTCGGTATCGGCTGGAAGGTCCTGGACCAGCACATCCCGCCGGCCGGCACCCCCACCCTCACGGTCCGCGAGGTCGACGCCCGGCTGACGGTGATCGGCGCGGTCACCGGAACCGGTTCGCAGGCCGAACGAAGGCGCCTGGTCGGCGAGTTGCTGGCCGCGGCCACCGAGGACGAGCAGCGCTACCTGTTCGGCCTGCTCACCGGGGAGGTCCGCCAGGGCGCCCTGGACGCCCTCGCCGTGGAGGGGCTGGCCGGCGCCACCGGCGCCCCCGCCACCGACGTACGGCGGGCGGTGATGCTGGCCGGCTCGCTCCAGACCGTGGCCCAGGCCCTGCTGGCGGAGGGCGCGTCGGCGCTCGACGCGTTCCGGCTCACCGTGGGGCGGCCCGTCCAGCCGATGCTGGCGCACAGCGCGTCCTCCGTCGCGGAGGCCGTGGCCAAGCTGGGCGTGTGCGCGGTCGAGGAGAAGCTCGACGGCATCCGCGTCCAGGTCCACCGCGCCGGCGACCACGTACGCCTCTACACCCGCACCCTGGACGACATCACCGACCGGCTGCCCGAACTCACCGCCGCCGCAATGGAGTTGCGGGGCGAACGGTTCATCCTCGACGGAGAGGTGATCGCGTTCGACGAGACCGGCCGCCCCCGCTCCTTCCAGGAGACCGCCGGACGGGTCGGCTCCCGACTGGACGTGGCGACGGCCGCCGCGCAGATCCCCGTCTCGCCGGTCTTCTTCGACGCCCTGTCCGTGGACGGGCAGGACCTCCTCGACCTGCCCTTCACCGACCGCCACACCGAACTGGCCCGCCTCGTCCCCGAACCGATGCGCGTCCGCCGCACCCTGGTGAACGGCCCCGGCGACCTCGCCGAGGCGGAGGACTTCCTCGCCGCCACCCTGGAACGCGGCCACGAGGGAGTCGTGCTCAAAGCCCTCGACGCCCCCTACAGCGCGGGCCGGCGCGGGGCGTCCTGGCTGAAGGTCAAGCCCGTGCACACCCTCGATCTGGTGGTCCTGGCCGCCGAGTGGGGCCACGGCCGCCGCACGGGCAGGCTCTCCAACCTCCATCTCGGCGCCCGCACCGCCGACAGTTCCTTCGCCATGCTCGGCAAGACCTTCAAGGGCATGACCGACGCCCTGCTGGCCTGGCAGACGGAGCGGCTGACGGAGCTGGCCGTGGAGGAGCACCGGTGGGGCGTGACCGTACGCCCCGAACTCGTCGTCGAGATCGCCTACGACGGCCTGCAGCGCTCCACCCGCTACCCGGCCGGCGTCACCCTCCGCTTCGCCCGCGTGATCCGCTATCGCGAGGACAAGACCCCCGCGGAAGCCGATACGGTCGAGGCCCTGCTCGCCGCACACCCCGAGGTGACCCGTTGA
- a CDS encoding NADP-dependent succinic semialdehyde dehydrogenase, producing MPIATVNPANGETLKTYDALGEEEIEHRLATADATFRAYRTTSFAERARLLRRAADLLDEDTEDVARTMTTEMGKPVKQARAEAAKCAKAMRWYADHAEVLLTDVEPSDADVKDSGASRVLVRYRPLGPVLAVMPWNFPLWQVIRFAAPALMAGNVGLLKHASNVPQTALYLEDLFRRAGFPEGCFQTLLVGSGAVEDILRDPRVKAATLTGSEPAGRAVASVAGDEVKKTVLELGGSDPYVVMPSADIEKAAQTAVTARVQNTGQSCIAAKRFIVHADVYDAFAERFVEAMRALKVGDPLDEDTDVGPLSSERGREDLEELVDEAVESGATVLCGAERPDGPGWFYPPTVLADITPEMRVHQEETFGPVATLYRVADLDEAIAIANDTPFGLSSNVWTRDTAEVDRFVRDLDAGAVYVNGMTASHPAFPFGGVKRSGYGRELSGHGIREFCNITTVWHGA from the coding sequence ATGCCCATCGCCACGGTCAACCCGGCGAACGGCGAGACCCTGAAGACGTACGACGCCCTGGGCGAGGAGGAGATCGAGCACCGCCTCGCCACCGCCGACGCCACGTTCCGCGCCTACCGGACCACCTCCTTCGCGGAACGCGCCCGGCTGCTGCGCCGGGCCGCCGACCTCCTCGACGAGGACACCGAGGACGTCGCACGGACGATGACCACGGAGATGGGCAAGCCCGTCAAGCAGGCCCGCGCCGAGGCGGCCAAGTGCGCGAAGGCCATGCGCTGGTACGCCGACCACGCCGAGGTGCTGCTCACCGACGTGGAGCCGTCCGACGCGGACGTGAAGGACTCGGGCGCCTCCCGGGTCCTGGTCCGCTACCGGCCGCTCGGCCCGGTCCTCGCCGTGATGCCGTGGAACTTCCCGCTCTGGCAGGTGATCCGCTTCGCCGCGCCCGCCCTGATGGCCGGCAACGTGGGCCTGCTGAAGCACGCCTCCAACGTGCCGCAGACCGCGCTCTACCTGGAGGACCTCTTCCGCCGGGCGGGCTTCCCCGAGGGCTGCTTCCAGACGCTGCTCGTCGGCTCCGGCGCCGTCGAGGACATCCTGCGCGATCCCCGGGTGAAGGCCGCCACCCTCACCGGCAGCGAGCCCGCGGGCCGGGCCGTCGCCTCGGTCGCCGGGGACGAGGTCAAGAAGACCGTCCTGGAACTGGGCGGCAGCGACCCGTACGTGGTGATGCCGTCCGCCGACATCGAGAAGGCGGCGCAGACCGCCGTGACGGCCCGGGTGCAGAACACCGGCCAGTCGTGCATCGCCGCCAAGCGGTTCATCGTCCACGCCGACGTGTACGACGCCTTCGCCGAGCGATTCGTCGAGGCGATGCGGGCGTTGAAGGTCGGCGATCCCCTGGACGAGGACACCGATGTCGGCCCGCTCTCCAGCGAGCGGGGCCGCGAGGACCTGGAGGAGCTGGTCGACGAGGCCGTGGAGAGCGGCGCCACCGTCCTGTGCGGCGCCGAACGGCCCGACGGGCCCGGCTGGTTCTACCCGCCGACCGTCCTCGCCGACATCACCCCCGAGATGCGGGTCCACCAGGAGGAGACCTTCGGCCCGGTGGCCACGCTGTACCGGGTCGCCGACCTCGACGAAGCGATCGCGATCGCCAACGACACGCCCTTCGGGCTCAGCTCCAACGTGTGGACCCGGGACACCGCCGAGGTCGACCGCTTCGTCCGGGACCTCGACGCCGGCGCGGTCTACGTCAACGGGATGACCGCCTCCCACCCGGCGTTCCCGTTCGGCGGGGTCAAGCGGTCCGGATACGGGCGTGAGCTGTCCGGACACGGAATCCGGGAGTTCTGCAACATCACCACGGTATGGCACGGGGCGTGA
- a CDS encoding phosphatidylinositol-specific phospholipase C/glycerophosphodiester phosphodiesterase family protein has protein sequence MALTTRRRALTTLGAALTGAVALPATRASADERKHRPRPLWRAHAHNDYEHPRPLLDALDHRFGSVEADIFLVGDQLLVAHDPADLDPARTLEALYLDPLAARVRAHHGSVYRGHRRPLQLLIDIKTEGASTYRELDRHLRRYRHLFTTYAHGRVHPGAVTAVISGDRAARVPMEAQTVRRAFYDGRLADLVSTTPAPASFIPLISDNWLLNFTWQGVGPFPDAERAKLRKIVSTVHGRGQRVRFWATPDQAGPGRDALWGELLAAGVDHLNTDDLAGLEAFLDGRAVA, from the coding sequence ATGGCCCTCACCACCCGTCGCAGAGCCCTCACCACCCTCGGCGCCGCCCTCACGGGCGCCGTCGCCCTGCCCGCCACGCGCGCGTCGGCCGACGAACGCAAGCACCGGCCGCGCCCGTTGTGGCGGGCCCACGCGCACAACGACTACGAGCACCCGCGGCCCCTCCTCGACGCCCTCGACCACCGCTTCGGCAGCGTCGAGGCCGACATCTTCCTCGTCGGCGACCAGCTCCTCGTCGCCCACGACCCGGCCGACCTCGACCCCGCCCGCACCCTCGAAGCCCTCTACCTGGACCCGCTCGCCGCCCGCGTCCGGGCCCACCACGGCTCGGTGTACCGGGGACACCGCAGACCGCTGCAGTTGCTCATCGACATCAAGACCGAGGGCGCCTCCACCTACCGCGAACTCGACCGCCATCTGCGGCGCTACCGCCACCTGTTCACCACGTACGCGCACGGCCGGGTCCACCCGGGCGCGGTCACGGCCGTGATCTCCGGGGACCGGGCCGCCCGGGTGCCCATGGAGGCGCAGACCGTGCGGCGCGCCTTCTACGACGGGAGGCTCGCCGACCTCGTGTCCACGACGCCCGCGCCCGCCTCCTTCATCCCGCTGATCTCCGACAACTGGCTGCTGAACTTCACCTGGCAGGGCGTCGGCCCGTTCCCGGACGCCGAGCGCGCCAAGCTCCGGAAGATCGTCTCGACGGTGCACGGGCGCGGGCAGAGGGTGCGGTTCTGGGCGACGCCCGACCAGGCGGGGCCGGGCCGGGACGCGCTGTGGGGCGAACTTCTCGCGGCCGGGGTCGACCACCTCAACACGGACGACCTCGCGGGGCTCGAAGCGTTCCTGGACGGCCGCGCGGTGGCGTAG
- a CDS encoding NUDIX domain-containing protein, whose protein sequence is MTTPKRSAGLLLHRRTEHGVEVLLGHMGGPFFAHKDAGAWSVPKGEYEPDEPAWDAARREFQEELGLTPPDGEAVPLGEVRQKNGKIVTAWAIEADLDPATVVPGTFRMEWPPRSGQLQEFPELDRVEWLTVERARAVIVPAQAEFLDRLLEHSD, encoded by the coding sequence TTGACCACACCCAAGCGCAGTGCCGGCCTGCTGCTCCACCGCCGCACCGAGCACGGCGTCGAGGTGCTGCTCGGCCATATGGGCGGCCCGTTCTTCGCGCACAAGGACGCGGGCGCGTGGAGCGTGCCCAAGGGCGAGTACGAGCCGGACGAGCCCGCCTGGGACGCGGCCCGCCGGGAGTTCCAGGAGGAGCTGGGGCTGACGCCGCCCGACGGGGAGGCGGTACCGCTGGGCGAGGTGCGGCAGAAGAACGGCAAGATCGTCACGGCCTGGGCGATCGAGGCGGACCTCGACCCGGCGACCGTCGTCCCGGGCACCTTCCGTATGGAGTGGCCGCCCAGGTCCGGGCAGCTCCAGGAGTTCCCGGAGCTGGACCGGGTGGAGTGGCTCACCGTCGAGCGGGCGCGGGCCGTGATCGTCCCGGCGCAGGCGGAGTTTCTCGACCGTCTCCTGGAGCACTCGGACTGA
- a CDS encoding transcriptional regulator, producing MTRTAGEVLEAITARLAPDPSANPLLPLIDSGAAEVGTLAVLGLEQRLVIAADLRSFRHLAERSAAEEPACAPFFEMLAEGEAVAAQRLGAFVAACGVDQESAAAYEPLPGCQAYPSYVARLALGAAPADVVLALSANFASWGGYCAKIAKALREHYTFTDEACGFFDFFAEPAPELEERAREAVQAGLDAGRIDEEAAHGYGRLLQSYESMFWTTPARP from the coding sequence ATGACGCGTACGGCCGGAGAAGTGCTGGAAGCGATCACCGCGAGGCTCGCGCCCGATCCGAGCGCCAACCCCCTGCTGCCCCTGATCGACTCCGGTGCCGCCGAGGTCGGCACGCTGGCCGTGCTCGGGCTGGAGCAGCGGCTCGTCATCGCCGCGGACCTGCGCTCCTTCCGCCACCTGGCCGAGCGGTCGGCCGCCGAGGAGCCGGCCTGTGCGCCGTTCTTCGAGATGCTCGCGGAAGGGGAGGCGGTGGCGGCTCAGCGGCTCGGGGCGTTCGTCGCGGCGTGCGGGGTGGACCAGGAGAGTGCGGCGGCGTATGAGCCGCTGCCCGGCTGCCAGGCCTATCCGTCGTACGTCGCCCGGCTCGCGCTGGGCGCGGCCCCGGCCGACGTGGTGCTCGCCCTGAGCGCCAACTTCGCTTCCTGGGGCGGCTATTGCGCGAAGATCGCGAAAGCCCTCCGCGAGCACTACACCTTCACCGACGAGGCCTGCGGCTTCTTCGACTTCTTCGCCGAGCCGGCCCCGGAACTGGAGGAGAGGGCCAGGGAGGCGGTACAGGCCGGGCTGGACGCCGGTCGCATCGACGAGGAGGCGGCCCACGGCTACGGCCGACTGCTCCAGAGCTACGAGTCGATGTTCTGGACGACGCCGGCGCGCCCCTGA
- a CDS encoding NAD(P)/FAD-dependent oxidoreductase, producing MTEHDEMTEQDEVTEQYEVIVIGGGAAGLSAALVLGRARRRTLVVDAGEPRNAPAAHMQGFLSRDGMSPAEFLAIGRAEIARYGVELVRGRAVDVTREDDGRSLTVALADGRTVRARRLVVATGLKDELPAVPGVAERFGRDVLHCPYCHGWEVRGQPFGVLATSPMSVHQALMVSQWSKDVTLFLHEVPESDLSDEDLRRLAAAGVSVVPGEVAGLTVEDDRLTGVRLADGTTHARSVLFTAPRPLPQTGLLEKLGADLNETPFGAYPVVDPTGRTTVPEVWAAGNAMGFSEQVINAASSGYRAGATINGDLLMTDLDAATRA from the coding sequence ATGACCGAGCACGACGAAATGACCGAGCAGGACGAAGTGACCGAACAGTACGAAGTGATCGTCATCGGCGGCGGCGCGGCGGGGCTCTCCGCCGCCCTGGTCCTGGGCCGGGCCCGGCGCCGCACCCTGGTCGTCGACGCGGGCGAGCCCCGCAACGCGCCCGCCGCGCACATGCAGGGCTTCCTGTCGCGGGACGGAATGTCCCCGGCGGAGTTTCTGGCGATCGGCCGTGCGGAGATCGCCCGCTACGGCGTGGAACTGGTCCGGGGCCGGGCGGTCGATGTGACCCGGGAGGACGACGGCCGGAGCCTCACCGTCGCCCTCGCCGACGGCCGGACCGTGCGCGCCCGTCGCCTGGTCGTCGCCACGGGCCTGAAGGACGAACTCCCGGCCGTCCCCGGCGTCGCCGAACGCTTCGGCCGGGACGTCCTGCACTGCCCCTACTGCCACGGCTGGGAGGTCCGCGGCCAGCCCTTCGGCGTGCTCGCGACGTCCCCGATGAGCGTCCACCAGGCCCTGATGGTCTCCCAGTGGTCCAAGGACGTGACCCTGTTCCTGCACGAGGTCCCCGAGAGCGACCTCTCCGATGAGGACCTGCGCCGCCTCGCGGCAGCCGGGGTCTCGGTGGTCCCCGGCGAGGTCGCGGGCCTGACGGTGGAGGACGACCGCCTCACCGGCGTCAGGCTCGCCGACGGCACGACCCACGCCCGCTCGGTGCTCTTCACCGCGCCCCGACCCCTCCCGCAGACCGGCCTGCTGGAGAAACTGGGCGCCGACCTGAACGAGACCCCCTTCGGCGCCTACCCCGTCGTCGACCCGACCGGCCGGACCACGGTCCCCGAGGTCTGGGCCGCAGGCAACGCGATGGGCTTCTCCGAACAAGTGATCAACGCAGCCTCCTCGGGCTACCGAGCAGGCGCGACCATCAACGGAGACCTCCTGATGACGGACCTGGACGCGGCGACGCGGGCGTAG
- a CDS encoding NADPH:quinone oxidoreductase family protein, whose amino-acid sequence MQAWQVHENGEPSEVMRLQDVERPTPGDGQVLLKVRAANINFPDVLMCRGHYQVRPPLPFTPGVEICGETEDGRRVLATPALPYGGLAEYAVADAAALLPAPESLDDAEASALHIGYQTGWFGLHRRARLEAGETLLVHAAAGGVGSAAVQLGKAAGATVIGVVGGADKAAVARELGCDVVIDRRSEDVVSAVKEATGGRGADVIYDPVGGDAYTQSTKVVAFEGRIVVVGFASGTIPSPGLNHALVKNYSILGLHWGLYNTKNPKLVQHCHEQLTELAARGVVKPLVSERAPLDGAAAAVQRVADGVTTGRVVVVPSLENGAAA is encoded by the coding sequence ATGCAGGCATGGCAAGTGCACGAGAACGGCGAGCCGAGCGAGGTGATGCGGCTCCAGGACGTGGAGCGGCCCACGCCCGGCGACGGCCAGGTCCTGCTGAAGGTGCGCGCCGCGAACATCAACTTCCCCGATGTGCTGATGTGCCGGGGGCACTACCAGGTGCGGCCGCCGCTGCCGTTCACCCCGGGCGTGGAGATCTGCGGGGAGACGGAGGACGGCCGCCGGGTCCTCGCCACCCCGGCGCTGCCGTACGGCGGTCTCGCCGAGTACGCGGTCGCCGACGCCGCCGCCCTGCTGCCCGCGCCGGAGTCGCTGGACGACGCCGAGGCCTCGGCCCTGCACATCGGCTACCAGACGGGCTGGTTCGGCCTCCACCGCCGGGCCCGCCTCGAAGCGGGGGAGACCCTGCTCGTCCACGCTGCCGCCGGAGGGGTCGGCAGCGCGGCGGTGCAGCTCGGCAAGGCGGCCGGAGCGACGGTCATCGGTGTCGTCGGCGGCGCCGACAAGGCCGCCGTGGCCCGCGAACTGGGCTGTGACGTGGTGATCGACCGGCGGAGCGAGGACGTCGTCTCCGCCGTGAAGGAAGCCACCGGGGGCCGGGGCGCGGATGTGATCTACGACCCCGTGGGCGGCGATGCCTACACGCAGTCGACCAAGGTCGTCGCCTTCGAAGGGCGCATCGTGGTCGTCGGCTTCGCCAGCGGGACGATCCCCAGCCCCGGCCTCAACCACGCCCTCGTCAAGAACTACTCGATCCTCGGCCTGCACTGGGGTCTGTACAACACCAAGAACCCGAAGCTGGTCCAGCACTGCCACGAGCAGCTCACCGAGCTGGCGGCCCGGGGCGTCGTCAAGCCGCTGGTGAGCGAGCGCGCGCCGCTCGACGGGGCGGCCGCCGCCGTGCAGCGCGTCGCCGACGGCGTGACCACGGGCCGGGTCGTCGTGGTGCCCTCGCTGGAGAACGGAGCCGCCGCATGA
- a CDS encoding acyl-CoA dehydrogenase family protein produces the protein MTDAADLRRRTAELLAAHPPATTDKLDFLRARFDAGLAWVHYPEGLGGLGAPRSLQAVVDADLEAEGAPDNDPRRIGIGLGMAAPTILAYGTEEQKRRFLRPLWTGEEVWCQLFSEPGAGSDLAALGTRAVREGDGDWVVNGQKVWTSSAHVARWAILIARTDPDVPKHRGITYFICDMTDPGVEVRPLRQVTGEAEFNEVFITDVRIPDARRLGDVGDGWKVAQTTLNNERVAIGGMRLPREGGMIGPVARTWRERPELRTHDLHQRLLKLWVEAEAARLTAERLRQQLVAGQPGPEGAGMKLAFARLNQEISGLEVELRGEEGLLYDDWTMRRPELVDFVGRDAGYRYLRSKGNSIEGGTTEVLLNIVAERVLGLPGEPRTDKDVAWKDLAR, from the coding sequence ATGACCGACGCAGCCGACCTCAGGCGCCGCACGGCCGAGTTGCTGGCCGCACACCCGCCCGCCACCACCGACAAGCTGGACTTCCTGAGGGCCCGCTTCGACGCCGGGCTCGCCTGGGTGCACTATCCCGAGGGCCTCGGCGGCCTCGGCGCCCCGCGCTCCCTCCAGGCCGTGGTGGACGCCGACCTGGAGGCGGAGGGCGCCCCCGACAACGACCCGCGTCGGATCGGCATCGGCCTCGGCATGGCCGCGCCGACGATCCTCGCCTACGGCACCGAGGAGCAGAAGCGGCGGTTCCTGCGCCCGCTGTGGACCGGTGAGGAGGTCTGGTGCCAGCTCTTCAGCGAGCCCGGCGCCGGTTCGGACCTCGCCGCCCTCGGCACCCGGGCCGTCCGCGAGGGCGACGGCGACTGGGTGGTCAACGGGCAGAAGGTGTGGACGTCCAGCGCCCACGTCGCCCGCTGGGCCATCCTCATCGCCCGCACCGACCCGGACGTGCCCAAGCACCGGGGCATCACCTACTTCATCTGCGACATGACCGACCCCGGAGTCGAGGTCAGGCCGCTGCGGCAGGTCACCGGCGAGGCCGAGTTCAATGAGGTGTTCATCACCGACGTCCGCATCCCGGACGCCCGTCGTCTCGGTGACGTCGGCGACGGCTGGAAGGTCGCGCAGACCACCCTCAACAACGAACGCGTCGCCATCGGCGGCATGCGGCTGCCCCGCGAGGGCGGCATGATCGGCCCGGTCGCCAGGACCTGGCGCGAGCGCCCGGAGCTGCGCACCCACGACCTCCACCAGCGGCTGCTGAAGCTCTGGGTCGAGGCCGAGGCCGCCCGGCTCACCGCCGAACGGCTGCGCCAGCAGCTCGTCGCCGGACAGCCCGGCCCCGAGGGCGCCGGCATGAAGCTCGCCTTCGCTCGCCTCAACCAGGAGATCAGCGGCCTGGAGGTCGAACTCCGGGGCGAGGAAGGCCTGTTGTACGACGACTGGACCATGCGCCGCCCCGAACTGGTCGACTTCGTCGGCCGCGACGCCGGTTACCGCTACCTCCGCTCCAAGGGCAACAGCATCGAGGGCGGGACCACCGAGGTCCTGCTGAACATCGTCGCCGAGCGCGTCCTGGGCCTGCCCGGCGAGCCGCGGACCGACAAGGACGTCGCGTGGAAGGACCTCGCCCGATGA
- a CDS encoding helix-turn-helix domain-containing protein: MSDTGEVAGGTDEVLAGVGPRLRRIRKEREATLAGLSQATGISVSTLSRLESGLRKPSLELLLPIARAHQVPLDELIGEPPVGDPRVRSKPIQRHGRTYWPLTRQPGGLQAFKVLIPQSKQEPEPRSHEGYEWLYVMSGKLRVVLGEHDVVMVAGEAAEFDTRVPHWFGSTGEGPVEFLSLFGPQGERMHVRARPARS, encoded by the coding sequence ATGAGTGACACGGGTGAGGTGGCGGGCGGCACGGACGAGGTGCTCGCCGGGGTCGGGCCGCGGCTGCGGCGGATCCGCAAGGAGCGGGAGGCGACGCTCGCCGGGCTGTCCCAGGCGACCGGGATCTCGGTGAGCACGCTGTCGCGGCTGGAGTCGGGGCTGCGCAAGCCCAGCCTGGAGCTGCTGCTGCCGATCGCGCGGGCCCACCAGGTGCCGCTGGACGAGTTGATCGGGGAGCCGCCGGTGGGTGATCCCCGGGTGCGGTCGAAGCCGATCCAGCGGCACGGGCGGACGTACTGGCCGCTCACCCGGCAGCCGGGCGGGCTCCAGGCCTTCAAGGTGCTCATCCCGCAGTCGAAGCAGGAGCCGGAGCCGCGCAGCCATGAGGGCTACGAATGGCTTTACGTGATGTCCGGGAAACTCCGCGTCGTGCTCGGCGAACATGATGTGGTGATGGTGGCCGGGGAGGCCGCCGAGTTCGACACCCGGGTGCCGCACTGGTTCGGGTCGACGGGGGAGGGGCCGGTGGAGTTCCTCAGTCTGTTCGGGCCGCAGGGGGAGCGGATGCATGTGCGGGCCCGGCCGGCCCGGTCGTGA
- a CDS encoding DUF6213 family protein: MNREVTLPLIVDDRGTLQVSAADVSKLLRTVGGRWLHLVEAGEELDEDTVAALTIELAKLADRIDVACIAHSSGGASG; the protein is encoded by the coding sequence GTGAACCGCGAAGTGACTCTGCCTCTGATCGTCGACGACCGCGGGACCCTCCAGGTGTCTGCGGCCGATGTGAGCAAGCTGCTGCGGACGGTGGGCGGGCGCTGGCTGCACCTGGTGGAGGCGGGTGAGGAGCTCGACGAGGACACGGTGGCGGCCCTGACGATCGAACTGGCGAAGCTGGCGGACCGGATCGACGTGGCGTGCATCGCGCACAGCAGCGGCGGCGCCTCCGGCTGA
- a CDS encoding acyl-CoA dehydrogenase family protein gives MSTQPNRRAEPDLLYSEDEEALRAAVRDLLTDHCDAAGVIARVESDAPHDRELWKLLADGMGLAGLLVPEELGGQGATPREAAVVLEELGRFVAPVPYLTSAVVATEALLAADDGELLADLASGRRIGALAVALNVSAGTAYKVVRFEDGALHGELTGIADAAVADVLLVPADDGGLYAVDASAVTVTPQVSLDLTRPLAKVTLDGAPGRLLGDAEPAVRRALRAGAGLLASEQLGLAEWTLTETVRYLKERKQFNRPVGGFQALKHRLAQLWLEVVNLRAAARNAADQLATGGDDADLAVAVAQAFAAPVAVHAAEEALQLHGGIGMTWEHPVHLYLKRAKADSIAYGTAGAHRAALAELVDLQAP, from the coding sequence ATGAGCACCCAGCCGAACCGGCGCGCCGAGCCCGACCTGCTGTACTCGGAGGACGAGGAAGCCCTCCGCGCCGCCGTCCGCGACCTGCTGACCGACCACTGCGACGCGGCCGGCGTCATCGCCCGCGTCGAGTCGGACGCCCCGCACGACCGTGAACTGTGGAAGCTGCTCGCCGACGGCATGGGCCTCGCCGGGCTGCTCGTCCCCGAGGAGCTGGGCGGCCAGGGCGCCACGCCCCGCGAAGCCGCCGTCGTCCTGGAGGAGTTGGGGCGGTTCGTCGCCCCCGTTCCGTACCTCACCAGCGCCGTCGTCGCCACGGAGGCGCTGCTGGCCGCCGACGACGGCGAGCTGCTCGCCGACCTGGCGTCGGGGCGCAGGATCGGGGCCCTGGCCGTCGCCCTGAACGTCTCCGCGGGGACCGCCTACAAGGTCGTACGGTTCGAGGACGGCGCCCTGCACGGGGAGCTGACCGGCATCGCGGACGCGGCCGTCGCCGATGTGCTGCTGGTGCCCGCCGACGACGGCGGCCTCTACGCCGTCGACGCCTCCGCCGTGACCGTCACCCCGCAGGTGTCCCTGGACCTGACCCGGCCGCTGGCGAAGGTCACGCTCGACGGCGCGCCGGGCCGGCTCCTCGGGGACGCCGAGCCCGCCGTACGCCGCGCCCTGCGGGCCGGGGCGGGCCTGCTGGCCTCCGAGCAACTCGGTCTCGCCGAATGGACGTTGACCGAGACGGTCCGCTACCTCAAGGAGCGCAAGCAGTTCAACCGGCCGGTCGGCGGCTTCCAGGCGCTCAAGCACCGCCTCGCGCAGCTGTGGCTGGAGGTCGTCAACCTGCGGGCCGCCGCCCGGAACGCGGCCGACCAGCTCGCCACCGGCGGCGACGACGCCGACCTCGCGGTGGCCGTCGCCCAGGCCTTCGCGGCGCCCGTGGCCGTCCACGCGGCCGAGGAGGCGCTGCAACTGCACGGCGGGATCGGCATGACCTGGGAACACCCGGTCCACCTGTATCTGAAGCGGGCGAAGGCCGACTCGATCGCGTACGGCACGGCGGGCGCCCACCGGGCCGCCCTGGCCGAACTGGTGGACCTCCAGGCCCCCTGA